In Grus americana isolate bGruAme1 chromosome 26, bGruAme1.mat, whole genome shotgun sequence, a single window of DNA contains:
- the LOC129196583 gene encoding G protein-coupled receptor kinase 5-like isoform X1: protein MLGGVGGLHRSTPEQPLLPPVIAFGQIPRWPGCAGGAWPGQAALCPWRFWGCWQQWSHSTGTVRPSIWTQRGWVPAPGWAAGSGSLLFEGLPELLPPAVPLERALLCCGTPRFGLVALPAAHPKGAGGGGGLLPPTWPEEGCRALWPARLPGLGATGAFEGELVSPRAPKAQGARRACPAEVPGIKSQERAGAEEEITGGGGGGKRKGRSKKWREILRFPHISQCDELRKGLEQDYSSLCQKQPIGRLLFRQFCETRPELLRCICFLDAVVRDPAGCHRAGSAQADYELSPDEKRKEMGEEIIGRFLKQESPDFLPEVGQPHASRCLQDLEKSPCKDLFSSCLRPLHEYLSGDPFADYRDSMYFDRFLQWKYLERQSITKDTFRQYRILGKGGFGEVCACQVRATGKMYACKKLEKKRIKKRKGEAMALNEKQILEKVNSRFVVSLAYAYETKDALCLVLTIMNGGDLKFHIYNMGNPGFEDERVVFYAAEICCGLQHLHQEGIVYRDLKPENILLDDDGHIRISDLGLAIKIPEGETIRGRVGTVGYMAPEVINNERYTFSPDWWGLGCLVYEMIEGQSPFRARKERVKREEVEKRVQEDQEPYSDKFSKDAQAICKMLLAKDPKQRLGCGADGADEVKRHPFFKTINFKRLEAGIMTPSFVPDPRAVYCKDVLDIEQFSTVKGVNLDQTDNDFYAKFATGSVSIPWQNEMIETECFKDLNVFGPSGTRSPDLDWRQLPEPPKRSLLQRLFRRHPADYSIGTTIHAPRLAAVNSQPPAANSAGRATAPAPS, encoded by the exons ATgctgggaggtgtggggggcTTGCACAGGTCCACCCCGGAGCAGCCATTGCTGCCACCTGTAATTGCGTTCGGCCAAATTCCTCGGTGGCCGGGGTGTGCTGGGGGAGCTTGGCCTGGGcaagcagccctgtgcccctgGCGCTTTTGggggtgctggcagcagtggTCCCATAGCACAGGCACTGTGAGACCCAGCATTTGGACACAGCGTGGGTGGGTGCCAGCACCAGGCTGGGCTGCGGGTTCGGGGTCTCTGTTGTTTGAGGGGCTCCCCGAGCTGCTGCCGCCTGCTGTGCCCCTGGAAAGGGCGTTGCTCTGCTGCGGGACCCCTCGCTTTGGCCTCGTGGCCCTTCCTGCTGCACACCCGAaaggtgcggggggggggggggggctgctcccccccaCCTGGCCCgaggagggctgcagggctcTCTGGCCAGCCAGACTCCCTGGGCTTGGTGCCACCGGAGCTTTCGAGGGAGAGCTGGTGTCCCCGAGGGCTCCTAAAGCTCAGGGAGCCAGAAGGGCTTGTCCCGCGGAAGTGCCCGGGATAAAATCCCAGGAGCGTGCGGGCGCGGAGGAGGAGATAACAGGCGGAG GAGGTGGCGGCAAGCGGAAAGGCAGGAGCAAGAAGTGGCGGGAGATCCTCCGGTTCCCACACATCAGCCAGTGCGACGAGCTGCGGAAGGGCCTGG agcagGACTACAGCAGCCTGTGCCAGAAGCAGCCCATCGGCCGGCTGCTCTTCCGGCAGTTCTGCGAGACGCGGCCGGAGCTCCTGCGCTGCATCTGCTTCCTGGACGCCGTGGTGAGGGACCCCGCGGGATGCCACCGCGCCGGCTCTGCTCAGG CGGACTATGAGCTCTCCCCGGATGAGAAACGGAAGGAGATGGGGGAGGAGATCATCGGCCGGTTCCTCAAGCAGGAG TCCCCAGATTTCCTGCCTGAGGTCGGCCAGCCCCACGCCAGCCGGTGCCTGCAGGACCTGGAGAAGAGCCCCTGCAAGGACCTCTTCAGCAGCTGCCTGCG ccccctgcACGAGTACCTGAGCGGCGACCCCTTTGCCGACTACCGGGACAGCATGTATTTCGACCGGTTCCTGCAGTGGAAGTACCTGGAGAG GCAGTCGATCACCAAGGACACGTTTCGGCAGTACCGGATCCTGGGCAAGGGCGGTTTTGGAGAG GTGTGCGCCTGCCAGGTGCGGGCCACGGGGAAGATGTATGCCTGcaagaagctggagaagaaGCGGATCAAGAAGCGGAAAGGGGAGGCGATGGCCCTGAACGAGAAGCAGATCCTGGAGAAGGTCAACAGCCGGTTCGTG GTGAGCCTGGCGTACGCCTACGAGACGAAGGACGCGCTCTGCCTGGTGCTGACCATCATGAATGGCGGCGACCTCAAGTTCCACATCTACAACATGGGCAATCCCGGCTTCGAGGACGAGCGCGTGGTCTTCTACGCGGCGGAGATCTGCTGCGGGCTCCAGCATCTGCACCAGGAGGGCATTGTCTACCG GGACCTGAAGCCGGAGAACATCCTGCTGGATGATGATG gccACATCAGGATCTCCGACCTGGGGCTGGCTATCAAGATCCCCGAGGGCGAGACCATCCGTGGCCGCGTGGGCACCGTCGGCTACATGG CCCCGGAGGTGATCAACAACGAGCGCTACACCTTCAGCCCCGACTGGTGGGGCCTGGGCTGCCTGGTGTACGAGATGATCGAGGGGCAGTCGCCCTTCCGTGCCCGCAAGGAGCGGGTGAagcgggaggaggtggagaagcgGGTGCAGGAGGACCAGGAACCCTACTCGGACAAGTTCAGCAAGGATGCTCAGGCCATCTGCAAGATG ctcctggccAAGGACCCCAAACAGCGGCTGGGCTGCGGGGCCGATGGGGCGGACGAGGTGAAGCGCCATCCCTTCTTCAAGACCATCAACTTCAAGCGCCTGGAGGCTGGAATCATGACACCCTCCTTCGTGCCGGAC CCCCGGGCGGTTTATTGTAAGGATGTGCTGGACATCGAGCAGTTCTCAACGGTGAAGGGCGTCAACCTGGACCAAACCGACAACGATTTCTACGCCAAGTTCGCCACCGGCAGCGTCTCCATCCCCTGGCAGAACGAG ATGATCGAGACCGAGTGCTTCAAGGACCTCAACGTGTTCGGACCCAGCGGGACCCGCTCCCCCGACCTGGACTGGCGGCAGCTGCCCGAGCCCCCCAAGCGGAGCCTTCTGCAGAGGCTCTTTCGACGCCAC CCCGCTGACTACAGCATCGGCACCACCATCCACGCCCCCCGCCTGGCCGCCGTGAACTCACAACCTCCCGCAGCCAACTCCGCCGGCCGAGCCACGGCACCGGCACCGTCCTGA
- the LOC129196583 gene encoding G protein-coupled receptor kinase 5-like isoform X2, with translation MLGGVGGLHRSTPEQPLLPPVIAFGQIPRWPGCAGGAWPGQAALCPWRFWGCWQQWSHSTGTVRPSIWTQRGWVPAPGWAAGSGSLLFEGLPELLPPAVPLERALLCCGTPRFGLVALPAAHPKGAGGGGGLLPPTWPEEGCRALWPARLPGLGATGAFEGELVSPRAPKAQGARRACPAEVPGIKSQERAGAEEEITGGGGGGKRKGRSKKWREILRFPHISQCDELRKGLEQDYSSLCQKQPIGRLLFRQFCETRPELLRCICFLDAVADYELSPDEKRKEMGEEIIGRFLKQESPDFLPEVGQPHASRCLQDLEKSPCKDLFSSCLRPLHEYLSGDPFADYRDSMYFDRFLQWKYLERQSITKDTFRQYRILGKGGFGEVCACQVRATGKMYACKKLEKKRIKKRKGEAMALNEKQILEKVNSRFVVSLAYAYETKDALCLVLTIMNGGDLKFHIYNMGNPGFEDERVVFYAAEICCGLQHLHQEGIVYRDLKPENILLDDDGHIRISDLGLAIKIPEGETIRGRVGTVGYMAPEVINNERYTFSPDWWGLGCLVYEMIEGQSPFRARKERVKREEVEKRVQEDQEPYSDKFSKDAQAICKMLLAKDPKQRLGCGADGADEVKRHPFFKTINFKRLEAGIMTPSFVPDPRAVYCKDVLDIEQFSTVKGVNLDQTDNDFYAKFATGSVSIPWQNEMIETECFKDLNVFGPSGTRSPDLDWRQLPEPPKRSLLQRLFRRHPADYSIGTTIHAPRLAAVNSQPPAANSAGRATAPAPS, from the exons ATgctgggaggtgtggggggcTTGCACAGGTCCACCCCGGAGCAGCCATTGCTGCCACCTGTAATTGCGTTCGGCCAAATTCCTCGGTGGCCGGGGTGTGCTGGGGGAGCTTGGCCTGGGcaagcagccctgtgcccctgGCGCTTTTGggggtgctggcagcagtggTCCCATAGCACAGGCACTGTGAGACCCAGCATTTGGACACAGCGTGGGTGGGTGCCAGCACCAGGCTGGGCTGCGGGTTCGGGGTCTCTGTTGTTTGAGGGGCTCCCCGAGCTGCTGCCGCCTGCTGTGCCCCTGGAAAGGGCGTTGCTCTGCTGCGGGACCCCTCGCTTTGGCCTCGTGGCCCTTCCTGCTGCACACCCGAaaggtgcggggggggggggggggctgctcccccccaCCTGGCCCgaggagggctgcagggctcTCTGGCCAGCCAGACTCCCTGGGCTTGGTGCCACCGGAGCTTTCGAGGGAGAGCTGGTGTCCCCGAGGGCTCCTAAAGCTCAGGGAGCCAGAAGGGCTTGTCCCGCGGAAGTGCCCGGGATAAAATCCCAGGAGCGTGCGGGCGCGGAGGAGGAGATAACAGGCGGAG GAGGTGGCGGCAAGCGGAAAGGCAGGAGCAAGAAGTGGCGGGAGATCCTCCGGTTCCCACACATCAGCCAGTGCGACGAGCTGCGGAAGGGCCTGG agcagGACTACAGCAGCCTGTGCCAGAAGCAGCCCATCGGCCGGCTGCTCTTCCGGCAGTTCTGCGAGACGCGGCCGGAGCTCCTGCGCTGCATCTGCTTCCTGGACGCCGTG GCGGACTATGAGCTCTCCCCGGATGAGAAACGGAAGGAGATGGGGGAGGAGATCATCGGCCGGTTCCTCAAGCAGGAG TCCCCAGATTTCCTGCCTGAGGTCGGCCAGCCCCACGCCAGCCGGTGCCTGCAGGACCTGGAGAAGAGCCCCTGCAAGGACCTCTTCAGCAGCTGCCTGCG ccccctgcACGAGTACCTGAGCGGCGACCCCTTTGCCGACTACCGGGACAGCATGTATTTCGACCGGTTCCTGCAGTGGAAGTACCTGGAGAG GCAGTCGATCACCAAGGACACGTTTCGGCAGTACCGGATCCTGGGCAAGGGCGGTTTTGGAGAG GTGTGCGCCTGCCAGGTGCGGGCCACGGGGAAGATGTATGCCTGcaagaagctggagaagaaGCGGATCAAGAAGCGGAAAGGGGAGGCGATGGCCCTGAACGAGAAGCAGATCCTGGAGAAGGTCAACAGCCGGTTCGTG GTGAGCCTGGCGTACGCCTACGAGACGAAGGACGCGCTCTGCCTGGTGCTGACCATCATGAATGGCGGCGACCTCAAGTTCCACATCTACAACATGGGCAATCCCGGCTTCGAGGACGAGCGCGTGGTCTTCTACGCGGCGGAGATCTGCTGCGGGCTCCAGCATCTGCACCAGGAGGGCATTGTCTACCG GGACCTGAAGCCGGAGAACATCCTGCTGGATGATGATG gccACATCAGGATCTCCGACCTGGGGCTGGCTATCAAGATCCCCGAGGGCGAGACCATCCGTGGCCGCGTGGGCACCGTCGGCTACATGG CCCCGGAGGTGATCAACAACGAGCGCTACACCTTCAGCCCCGACTGGTGGGGCCTGGGCTGCCTGGTGTACGAGATGATCGAGGGGCAGTCGCCCTTCCGTGCCCGCAAGGAGCGGGTGAagcgggaggaggtggagaagcgGGTGCAGGAGGACCAGGAACCCTACTCGGACAAGTTCAGCAAGGATGCTCAGGCCATCTGCAAGATG ctcctggccAAGGACCCCAAACAGCGGCTGGGCTGCGGGGCCGATGGGGCGGACGAGGTGAAGCGCCATCCCTTCTTCAAGACCATCAACTTCAAGCGCCTGGAGGCTGGAATCATGACACCCTCCTTCGTGCCGGAC CCCCGGGCGGTTTATTGTAAGGATGTGCTGGACATCGAGCAGTTCTCAACGGTGAAGGGCGTCAACCTGGACCAAACCGACAACGATTTCTACGCCAAGTTCGCCACCGGCAGCGTCTCCATCCCCTGGCAGAACGAG ATGATCGAGACCGAGTGCTTCAAGGACCTCAACGTGTTCGGACCCAGCGGGACCCGCTCCCCCGACCTGGACTGGCGGCAGCTGCCCGAGCCCCCCAAGCGGAGCCTTCTGCAGAGGCTCTTTCGACGCCAC CCCGCTGACTACAGCATCGGCACCACCATCCACGCCCCCCGCCTGGCCGCCGTGAACTCACAACCTCCCGCAGCCAACTCCGCCGGCCGAGCCACGGCACCGGCACCGTCCTGA
- the LOC129196583 gene encoding G protein-coupled receptor kinase 5-like isoform X6: MELENIVANTVLLKAREGGGGKRKGRSKKWREILRFPHISQCDELRKGLEQDYSSLCQKQPIGRLLFRQFCETRPELLRCICFLDAVVRDPAGCHRAGSAQADYELSPDEKRKEMGEEIIGRFLKQESPDFLPEVGQPHASRCLQDLEKSPCKDLFSSCLRPLHEYLSGDPFADYRDSMYFDRFLQWKYLERQSITKDTFRQYRILGKGGFGEVCACQVRATGKMYACKKLEKKRIKKRKGEAMALNEKQILEKVNSRFVVSLAYAYETKDALCLVLTIMNGGDLKFHIYNMGNPGFEDERVVFYAAEICCGLQHLHQEGIVYRDLKPENILLDDDGHIRISDLGLAIKIPEGETIRGRVGTVGYMAPEVINNERYTFSPDWWGLGCLVYEMIEGQSPFRARKERVKREEVEKRVQEDQEPYSDKFSKDAQAICKMLLAKDPKQRLGCGADGADEVKRHPFFKTINFKRLEAGIMTPSFVPDPRAVYCKDVLDIEQFSTVKGVNLDQTDNDFYAKFATGSVSIPWQNEMIETECFKDLNVFGPSGTRSPDLDWRQLPEPPKRSLLQRLFRRHPADYSIGTTIHAPRLAAVNSQPPAANSAGRATAPAPS, from the exons ATGGAGCTGGAGAACATCGTGGCCAACACCGTCCTGCTGAAGGCCCGCGAAG GAGGTGGCGGCAAGCGGAAAGGCAGGAGCAAGAAGTGGCGGGAGATCCTCCGGTTCCCACACATCAGCCAGTGCGACGAGCTGCGGAAGGGCCTGG agcagGACTACAGCAGCCTGTGCCAGAAGCAGCCCATCGGCCGGCTGCTCTTCCGGCAGTTCTGCGAGACGCGGCCGGAGCTCCTGCGCTGCATCTGCTTCCTGGACGCCGTGGTGAGGGACCCCGCGGGATGCCACCGCGCCGGCTCTGCTCAGG CGGACTATGAGCTCTCCCCGGATGAGAAACGGAAGGAGATGGGGGAGGAGATCATCGGCCGGTTCCTCAAGCAGGAG TCCCCAGATTTCCTGCCTGAGGTCGGCCAGCCCCACGCCAGCCGGTGCCTGCAGGACCTGGAGAAGAGCCCCTGCAAGGACCTCTTCAGCAGCTGCCTGCG ccccctgcACGAGTACCTGAGCGGCGACCCCTTTGCCGACTACCGGGACAGCATGTATTTCGACCGGTTCCTGCAGTGGAAGTACCTGGAGAG GCAGTCGATCACCAAGGACACGTTTCGGCAGTACCGGATCCTGGGCAAGGGCGGTTTTGGAGAG GTGTGCGCCTGCCAGGTGCGGGCCACGGGGAAGATGTATGCCTGcaagaagctggagaagaaGCGGATCAAGAAGCGGAAAGGGGAGGCGATGGCCCTGAACGAGAAGCAGATCCTGGAGAAGGTCAACAGCCGGTTCGTG GTGAGCCTGGCGTACGCCTACGAGACGAAGGACGCGCTCTGCCTGGTGCTGACCATCATGAATGGCGGCGACCTCAAGTTCCACATCTACAACATGGGCAATCCCGGCTTCGAGGACGAGCGCGTGGTCTTCTACGCGGCGGAGATCTGCTGCGGGCTCCAGCATCTGCACCAGGAGGGCATTGTCTACCG GGACCTGAAGCCGGAGAACATCCTGCTGGATGATGATG gccACATCAGGATCTCCGACCTGGGGCTGGCTATCAAGATCCCCGAGGGCGAGACCATCCGTGGCCGCGTGGGCACCGTCGGCTACATGG CCCCGGAGGTGATCAACAACGAGCGCTACACCTTCAGCCCCGACTGGTGGGGCCTGGGCTGCCTGGTGTACGAGATGATCGAGGGGCAGTCGCCCTTCCGTGCCCGCAAGGAGCGGGTGAagcgggaggaggtggagaagcgGGTGCAGGAGGACCAGGAACCCTACTCGGACAAGTTCAGCAAGGATGCTCAGGCCATCTGCAAGATG ctcctggccAAGGACCCCAAACAGCGGCTGGGCTGCGGGGCCGATGGGGCGGACGAGGTGAAGCGCCATCCCTTCTTCAAGACCATCAACTTCAAGCGCCTGGAGGCTGGAATCATGACACCCTCCTTCGTGCCGGAC CCCCGGGCGGTTTATTGTAAGGATGTGCTGGACATCGAGCAGTTCTCAACGGTGAAGGGCGTCAACCTGGACCAAACCGACAACGATTTCTACGCCAAGTTCGCCACCGGCAGCGTCTCCATCCCCTGGCAGAACGAG ATGATCGAGACCGAGTGCTTCAAGGACCTCAACGTGTTCGGACCCAGCGGGACCCGCTCCCCCGACCTGGACTGGCGGCAGCTGCCCGAGCCCCCCAAGCGGAGCCTTCTGCAGAGGCTCTTTCGACGCCAC CCCGCTGACTACAGCATCGGCACCACCATCCACGCCCCCCGCCTGGCCGCCGTGAACTCACAACCTCCCGCAGCCAACTCCGCCGGCCGAGCCACGGCACCGGCACCGTCCTGA
- the LOC129196583 gene encoding G protein-coupled receptor kinase 5-like isoform X3 yields MMAGSSARSKRRLCRSPALQRPAGSPRRHRGRWRVVLASHQLGAALMSGPCRDDFTCQASARERLLLWDHPLCPLLILGESPALRRQRPGCCRTSGSEVAASGKAGARSGGRSSGSHTSASATSCGRAWDYSSLCQKQPIGRLLFRQFCETRPELLRCICFLDAVVRDPAGCHRAGSAQADYELSPDEKRKEMGEEIIGRFLKQESPDFLPEVGQPHASRCLQDLEKSPCKDLFSSCLRPLHEYLSGDPFADYRDSMYFDRFLQWKYLERQSITKDTFRQYRILGKGGFGEVCACQVRATGKMYACKKLEKKRIKKRKGEAMALNEKQILEKVNSRFVVSLAYAYETKDALCLVLTIMNGGDLKFHIYNMGNPGFEDERVVFYAAEICCGLQHLHQEGIVYRDLKPENILLDDDGHIRISDLGLAIKIPEGETIRGRVGTVGYMAPEVINNERYTFSPDWWGLGCLVYEMIEGQSPFRARKERVKREEVEKRVQEDQEPYSDKFSKDAQAICKMLLAKDPKQRLGCGADGADEVKRHPFFKTINFKRLEAGIMTPSFVPDPRAVYCKDVLDIEQFSTVKGVNLDQTDNDFYAKFATGSVSIPWQNEMIETECFKDLNVFGPSGTRSPDLDWRQLPEPPKRSLLQRLFRRHPADYSIGTTIHAPRLAAVNSQPPAANSAGRATAPAPS; encoded by the exons ATGATGGCAGGAAGCTCTGCCCGGTCCAAACGCCGGCTGTGCCggagcccagcactgcagcGTCCCGCGGGCTCGCCTCGGCGTCACCGGGGCCGGTGGCGGGTGGTGCTGGCCAGCCACCAGCTCGGAGCCGCGCTGATGTCAGGTCCCTGCAGAGATGACTTCACATGCCAAGCATCTGCCCGCGagcggctgctgctgtgggaccatcccctctgccccctcctcatcctcggaGAGTCCCCAGCCCTGAGGAGGCAGAGGCCGGGCTGCTGCAGGACGAGCGGCTCG GAGGTGGCGGCAAGCGGAAAGGCAGGAGCAAGAAGTGGCGGGAGATCCTCCGGTTCCCACACATCAGCCAGTGCGACGAGCTGCGGAAGGGCCTGG GACTACAGCAGCCTGTGCCAGAAGCAGCCCATCGGCCGGCTGCTCTTCCGGCAGTTCTGCGAGACGCGGCCGGAGCTCCTGCGCTGCATCTGCTTCCTGGACGCCGTGGTGAGGGACCCCGCGGGATGCCACCGCGCCGGCTCTGCTCAGG CGGACTATGAGCTCTCCCCGGATGAGAAACGGAAGGAGATGGGGGAGGAGATCATCGGCCGGTTCCTCAAGCAGGAG TCCCCAGATTTCCTGCCTGAGGTCGGCCAGCCCCACGCCAGCCGGTGCCTGCAGGACCTGGAGAAGAGCCCCTGCAAGGACCTCTTCAGCAGCTGCCTGCG ccccctgcACGAGTACCTGAGCGGCGACCCCTTTGCCGACTACCGGGACAGCATGTATTTCGACCGGTTCCTGCAGTGGAAGTACCTGGAGAG GCAGTCGATCACCAAGGACACGTTTCGGCAGTACCGGATCCTGGGCAAGGGCGGTTTTGGAGAG GTGTGCGCCTGCCAGGTGCGGGCCACGGGGAAGATGTATGCCTGcaagaagctggagaagaaGCGGATCAAGAAGCGGAAAGGGGAGGCGATGGCCCTGAACGAGAAGCAGATCCTGGAGAAGGTCAACAGCCGGTTCGTG GTGAGCCTGGCGTACGCCTACGAGACGAAGGACGCGCTCTGCCTGGTGCTGACCATCATGAATGGCGGCGACCTCAAGTTCCACATCTACAACATGGGCAATCCCGGCTTCGAGGACGAGCGCGTGGTCTTCTACGCGGCGGAGATCTGCTGCGGGCTCCAGCATCTGCACCAGGAGGGCATTGTCTACCG GGACCTGAAGCCGGAGAACATCCTGCTGGATGATGATG gccACATCAGGATCTCCGACCTGGGGCTGGCTATCAAGATCCCCGAGGGCGAGACCATCCGTGGCCGCGTGGGCACCGTCGGCTACATGG CCCCGGAGGTGATCAACAACGAGCGCTACACCTTCAGCCCCGACTGGTGGGGCCTGGGCTGCCTGGTGTACGAGATGATCGAGGGGCAGTCGCCCTTCCGTGCCCGCAAGGAGCGGGTGAagcgggaggaggtggagaagcgGGTGCAGGAGGACCAGGAACCCTACTCGGACAAGTTCAGCAAGGATGCTCAGGCCATCTGCAAGATG ctcctggccAAGGACCCCAAACAGCGGCTGGGCTGCGGGGCCGATGGGGCGGACGAGGTGAAGCGCCATCCCTTCTTCAAGACCATCAACTTCAAGCGCCTGGAGGCTGGAATCATGACACCCTCCTTCGTGCCGGAC CCCCGGGCGGTTTATTGTAAGGATGTGCTGGACATCGAGCAGTTCTCAACGGTGAAGGGCGTCAACCTGGACCAAACCGACAACGATTTCTACGCCAAGTTCGCCACCGGCAGCGTCTCCATCCCCTGGCAGAACGAG ATGATCGAGACCGAGTGCTTCAAGGACCTCAACGTGTTCGGACCCAGCGGGACCCGCTCCCCCGACCTGGACTGGCGGCAGCTGCCCGAGCCCCCCAAGCGGAGCCTTCTGCAGAGGCTCTTTCGACGCCAC CCCGCTGACTACAGCATCGGCACCACCATCCACGCCCCCCGCCTGGCCGCCGTGAACTCACAACCTCCCGCAGCCAACTCCGCCGGCCGAGCCACGGCACCGGCACCGTCCTGA
- the LOC129196583 gene encoding G protein-coupled receptor kinase 5-like isoform X7: MELENIVANTVLLKAREGGGGKRKGRSKKWREILRFPHISQCDELRKGLEQDYSSLCQKQPIGRLLFRQFCETRPELLRCICFLDAVADYELSPDEKRKEMGEEIIGRFLKQESPDFLPEVGQPHASRCLQDLEKSPCKDLFSSCLRPLHEYLSGDPFADYRDSMYFDRFLQWKYLERQSITKDTFRQYRILGKGGFGEVCACQVRATGKMYACKKLEKKRIKKRKGEAMALNEKQILEKVNSRFVVSLAYAYETKDALCLVLTIMNGGDLKFHIYNMGNPGFEDERVVFYAAEICCGLQHLHQEGIVYRDLKPENILLDDDGHIRISDLGLAIKIPEGETIRGRVGTVGYMAPEVINNERYTFSPDWWGLGCLVYEMIEGQSPFRARKERVKREEVEKRVQEDQEPYSDKFSKDAQAICKMLLAKDPKQRLGCGADGADEVKRHPFFKTINFKRLEAGIMTPSFVPDPRAVYCKDVLDIEQFSTVKGVNLDQTDNDFYAKFATGSVSIPWQNEMIETECFKDLNVFGPSGTRSPDLDWRQLPEPPKRSLLQRLFRRHPADYSIGTTIHAPRLAAVNSQPPAANSAGRATAPAPS; encoded by the exons ATGGAGCTGGAGAACATCGTGGCCAACACCGTCCTGCTGAAGGCCCGCGAAG GAGGTGGCGGCAAGCGGAAAGGCAGGAGCAAGAAGTGGCGGGAGATCCTCCGGTTCCCACACATCAGCCAGTGCGACGAGCTGCGGAAGGGCCTGG agcagGACTACAGCAGCCTGTGCCAGAAGCAGCCCATCGGCCGGCTGCTCTTCCGGCAGTTCTGCGAGACGCGGCCGGAGCTCCTGCGCTGCATCTGCTTCCTGGACGCCGTG GCGGACTATGAGCTCTCCCCGGATGAGAAACGGAAGGAGATGGGGGAGGAGATCATCGGCCGGTTCCTCAAGCAGGAG TCCCCAGATTTCCTGCCTGAGGTCGGCCAGCCCCACGCCAGCCGGTGCCTGCAGGACCTGGAGAAGAGCCCCTGCAAGGACCTCTTCAGCAGCTGCCTGCG ccccctgcACGAGTACCTGAGCGGCGACCCCTTTGCCGACTACCGGGACAGCATGTATTTCGACCGGTTCCTGCAGTGGAAGTACCTGGAGAG GCAGTCGATCACCAAGGACACGTTTCGGCAGTACCGGATCCTGGGCAAGGGCGGTTTTGGAGAG GTGTGCGCCTGCCAGGTGCGGGCCACGGGGAAGATGTATGCCTGcaagaagctggagaagaaGCGGATCAAGAAGCGGAAAGGGGAGGCGATGGCCCTGAACGAGAAGCAGATCCTGGAGAAGGTCAACAGCCGGTTCGTG GTGAGCCTGGCGTACGCCTACGAGACGAAGGACGCGCTCTGCCTGGTGCTGACCATCATGAATGGCGGCGACCTCAAGTTCCACATCTACAACATGGGCAATCCCGGCTTCGAGGACGAGCGCGTGGTCTTCTACGCGGCGGAGATCTGCTGCGGGCTCCAGCATCTGCACCAGGAGGGCATTGTCTACCG GGACCTGAAGCCGGAGAACATCCTGCTGGATGATGATG gccACATCAGGATCTCCGACCTGGGGCTGGCTATCAAGATCCCCGAGGGCGAGACCATCCGTGGCCGCGTGGGCACCGTCGGCTACATGG CCCCGGAGGTGATCAACAACGAGCGCTACACCTTCAGCCCCGACTGGTGGGGCCTGGGCTGCCTGGTGTACGAGATGATCGAGGGGCAGTCGCCCTTCCGTGCCCGCAAGGAGCGGGTGAagcgggaggaggtggagaagcgGGTGCAGGAGGACCAGGAACCCTACTCGGACAAGTTCAGCAAGGATGCTCAGGCCATCTGCAAGATG ctcctggccAAGGACCCCAAACAGCGGCTGGGCTGCGGGGCCGATGGGGCGGACGAGGTGAAGCGCCATCCCTTCTTCAAGACCATCAACTTCAAGCGCCTGGAGGCTGGAATCATGACACCCTCCTTCGTGCCGGAC CCCCGGGCGGTTTATTGTAAGGATGTGCTGGACATCGAGCAGTTCTCAACGGTGAAGGGCGTCAACCTGGACCAAACCGACAACGATTTCTACGCCAAGTTCGCCACCGGCAGCGTCTCCATCCCCTGGCAGAACGAG ATGATCGAGACCGAGTGCTTCAAGGACCTCAACGTGTTCGGACCCAGCGGGACCCGCTCCCCCGACCTGGACTGGCGGCAGCTGCCCGAGCCCCCCAAGCGGAGCCTTCTGCAGAGGCTCTTTCGACGCCAC CCCGCTGACTACAGCATCGGCACCACCATCCACGCCCCCCGCCTGGCCGCCGTGAACTCACAACCTCCCGCAGCCAACTCCGCCGGCCGAGCCACGGCACCGGCACCGTCCTGA